From the Psychrobacillus sp. FSL K6-4046 genome, one window contains:
- a CDS encoding Ig-like domain-containing protein codes for MKHTILTTFFALFLLGLHSPVYASDLNGNKVIQLEDPLLQEKLATYVNLCDSQFHENTTIDRISTCLENNNGVLTLGNGYAGEVRTLKGLEGLEGLHIKQLNIENTHASGQSIADLTPLANIKSLESLKLYSTYSNDFSPLATLPNLKELVINSTNNEPLQSISLLKNLQTLQLSGSQVTSLAGIERMKQLTSLALDDVSIPDYGALTNVPQLKKLFVDFNGDSRFLQSLSNLEALTLVAFRDEPKMINGDDLKKLTRLKTLRLFNIEANYDYLNNMSRLEELKISNRDASSLFSAIKEPMVYLKSLDISQNELSSIEGAEKLSVLFPSIEKLNLRGNEIADLSPLVQTERPYQYLKDLDIDGNIIFDINILGEHANLFPSLETIYAESNYIHSISEMTKLPVLQSLFSGYNLIDVFDEQNPKKFIGYFQFELSKLKPIEMSIGDVYDGPILSKVSISDEYWRDEIKTSNLTVNFSDPEVAELTKKGNILAKKAGSTTVTYSIKGATDPYFTHSTLLTVLNKHYKPYDPSIDGDITLQTNKMKVYTYGEDKVVIASNGKVIAEVVPSGWLTITLPNLKGLKELQVWSESKLGVKSNVITMPIYKTEKPTLPDIESVTDQTEYITGTADPHTTVYITSREAESFKELTQKVSDKGTFKVYTGKLQEGISIIIYSKNEEGRESTNLSTTVQDVTPPAMPILDNVTSESLQISGKTEAHAKVTIKRMSRNIGDTLADQNGIFKLSISAPSVGDTFTAIAEDKSKNKSKEASIVTILPIKEEEIIPKKPVFWKGLQLKKGQIGLVTITKKINLWKREGDKLVFQRILNPGEVYRVYRYDRKYGGQYGVGGDLFITNISGYVKYQTPSKAILSQVN; via the coding sequence ATGAAGCATACTATCTTAACCACTTTTTTTGCATTATTTTTACTGGGTTTACATTCACCAGTATATGCTTCTGATTTAAATGGAAACAAAGTTATACAACTAGAGGATCCTCTACTACAAGAAAAGTTAGCTACTTATGTTAACTTATGCGACAGTCAATTTCACGAGAATACAACCATCGATCGTATTTCCACGTGTTTAGAGAACAACAATGGAGTCTTAACACTTGGGAACGGATATGCTGGGGAGGTCAGGACTCTTAAAGGTCTGGAGGGACTGGAAGGTTTACATATTAAACAGTTAAATATTGAAAACACTCATGCAAGTGGGCAAAGCATTGCTGACCTTACACCACTAGCCAATATCAAAAGTCTAGAGAGTTTAAAATTATATAGTACATACTCAAATGATTTCTCTCCATTAGCAACTCTGCCGAACTTAAAGGAATTAGTGATTAACTCTACTAATAATGAACCGTTACAGTCCATTTCTTTATTAAAAAACCTACAAACGCTCCAACTAAGTGGAAGTCAAGTTACTTCACTGGCTGGAATTGAGAGGATGAAACAGCTTACGTCATTGGCTTTAGATGACGTCTCAATTCCTGATTATGGGGCATTAACAAATGTACCGCAGTTGAAAAAATTATTTGTGGACTTTAATGGGGACTCTCGTTTTTTACAGTCTCTGTCTAATTTAGAGGCATTAACTCTCGTTGCTTTTCGTGATGAACCTAAAATGATTAATGGAGATGATTTGAAAAAGCTAACAAGGCTTAAGACACTTCGATTATTTAATATTGAAGCCAATTATGATTATCTTAATAATATGTCACGATTAGAGGAGTTAAAGATATCAAACAGGGATGCTAGTTCCTTGTTTAGTGCGATCAAGGAACCCATGGTATACCTAAAAAGTTTAGACATCAGTCAAAATGAACTTTCTTCGATTGAAGGGGCCGAGAAGCTTTCGGTTCTATTTCCCTCGATTGAAAAACTAAATCTTAGAGGAAACGAGATTGCTGATTTATCACCTCTAGTACAAACAGAACGACCTTATCAATACTTAAAAGATTTAGATATAGATGGTAATATAATTTTTGACATTAATATACTAGGAGAGCATGCTAATCTTTTTCCTTCATTGGAGACAATTTATGCGGAATCCAACTATATTCATTCAATTAGTGAAATGACCAAGCTACCAGTTTTGCAATCCTTGTTTTCGGGATATAATTTAATTGATGTTTTTGATGAACAAAATCCTAAAAAATTTATAGGATATTTTCAATTTGAGTTAAGTAAACTAAAACCAATAGAAATGTCTATTGGCGATGTATATGATGGGCCGATTTTATCAAAGGTTTCGATTAGTGATGAATATTGGCGAGATGAGATTAAGACAAGTAATTTGACCGTAAATTTTTCAGACCCTGAGGTAGCAGAATTAACGAAAAAGGGAAATATTTTAGCAAAAAAAGCAGGGAGTACAACTGTTACATACTCTATTAAAGGTGCAACGGATCCTTATTTTACCCATTCAACTTTGTTAACTGTTTTAAACAAACATTATAAACCATACGACCCTAGTATTGATGGGGATATTACACTGCAAACAAACAAGATGAAAGTATATACATACGGTGAAGATAAAGTGGTAATAGCGAGTAATGGAAAGGTAATTGCAGAGGTTGTACCTTCGGGGTGGTTAACGATTACTCTTCCAAATCTTAAGGGCCTGAAGGAATTACAGGTTTGGTCAGAGTCCAAACTGGGAGTAAAGAGCAATGTAATTACTATGCCAATTTATAAAACAGAAAAGCCAACCTTACCGGATATAGAAAGTGTTACTGATCAAACAGAATACATTACAGGTACTGCAGATCCCCATACCACTGTCTATATTACTTCAAGAGAAGCTGAGTCATTTAAGGAACTCACCCAAAAAGTCAGCGACAAAGGGACTTTTAAAGTTTACACCGGGAAGCTTCAGGAGGGTATTTCTATTATTATATACTCCAAAAATGAAGAAGGACGAGAGAGCACTAATCTGAGTACGACTGTACAAGATGTAACGCCACCAGCTATGCCGATATTGGACAATGTGACAAGTGAGTCATTGCAAATTAGTGGTAAAACAGAAGCCCATGCAAAAGTAACAATCAAACGAATGTCTAGGAATATTGGAGACACTCTCGCTGATCAAAATGGTATTTTCAAGCTCTCAATCTCAGCCCCGAGTGTAGGAGATACATTTACGGCCATTGCTGAGGATAAATCTAAAAACAAAAGCAAGGAAGCAAGTATTGTAACTATTTTACCTATAAAGGAAGAAGAGATAATACCTAAAAAACCTGTTTTTTGGAAAGGCTTGCAGTTAAAGAAAGGGCAAATTGGACTTGTTACAATTACAAAAAAGATCAACCTTTGGAAGCGTGAAGGGGACAAGCTCGTCTTTCAACGGATATTAAATCCAGGGGAAGTATATCGAGTCTACAGATATGATAGGAAGTATGGAGGGCAGTATGGTGTGGGTGGAGACCTCTTTATAACTAACATTAGCGGCTATGTGAAATATCAAACGCCATCAAAAGCAATATTGTCACAAGTTAATTAG